A single window of Desulfovibrio sp. G11 DNA harbors:
- a CDS encoding ATP-binding protein translates to MNTDRHLPQSLFSRLSLFLLGAFFILHTVTILTVADFFERHMVQNMLANHSATIALCVRMFEAEPAQSRPALMSGLARFSDVRVKMLDEKPDMPQGTDTLSRFFLEHIREALDDLAAPGQQPRAMQAQVRVIILGKEAGQWASLFERFFSLWDVSGSFDARLTIELADGSWLGISYDGPAHHAHLEDMPFVVLGLEFIVFAALLLLIVYRLVRPLRTLARAAEKFGSSQRLPHMVPDEGPSEVRHAAQAFNAMQKRISGIMEERERVFAALSHDLRTPLTRMRLRLESTPPGTFRQKMLEDVQSLHSTVEMGTAMTQCRRHTEDRVKVDMQAFLESIVEDRREMGQDVTLAGPELELLALVYPVALRRCLDNLLDNALRYGREAVLSASVQTLPGRKSVLRVDIDDKGPGMDPALLEKVFEPFFRVEGSRNRHTGGHGLGLSIARSMAGLHEAALFLENLPQGGLRARLELPLMDERRA, encoded by the coding sequence ATGAATACCGACCGCCATCTGCCCCAAAGCCTGTTTTCACGGTTGAGCCTTTTTTTGCTCGGGGCTTTTTTTATCCTGCACACCGTGACCATCCTGACCGTGGCCGACTTTTTTGAACGCCATATGGTGCAGAATATGCTGGCGAACCACAGCGCCACCATAGCCCTGTGTGTCCGCATGTTTGAAGCGGAACCCGCGCAGAGCAGGCCTGCGCTCATGAGCGGTCTGGCGCGATTTTCAGATGTGCGTGTGAAAATGCTGGATGAAAAACCCGACATGCCGCAGGGAACCGATACGCTTTCGCGCTTTTTTCTGGAGCATATCCGTGAGGCGCTGGACGACCTGGCCGCGCCCGGCCAGCAGCCGCGGGCCATGCAGGCTCAGGTGCGGGTGATCATACTCGGCAAAGAGGCCGGGCAATGGGCTTCGCTTTTTGAAAGATTTTTTTCCTTGTGGGACGTGTCCGGCTCGTTCGACGCCCGCCTGACCATAGAGCTTGCCGATGGTTCCTGGCTGGGCATCAGTTACGACGGCCCCGCCCACCACGCCCATCTTGAAGACATGCCTTTCGTGGTGCTTGGCCTGGAATTCATTGTTTTTGCGGCCTTGCTGCTGCTCATTGTGTACAGGCTGGTGCGCCCTCTGCGCACCCTGGCGCGTGCCGCGGAAAAATTCGGCTCTTCACAACGCCTGCCCCACATGGTCCCCGACGAAGGCCCCAGTGAAGTGCGTCACGCGGCACAGGCATTTAACGCCATGCAAAAGCGTATCAGCGGCATCATGGAAGAACGGGAACGGGTTTTTGCAGCCCTGTCGCATGACTTGCGCACGCCGCTCACCCGCATGCGTTTGCGGCTTGAAAGCACGCCACCCGGGACGTTCCGGCAGAAAATGCTTGAAGATGTGCAGAGCCTGCATTCCACCGTGGAAATGGGTACGGCCATGACCCAGTGCCGCAGACACACGGAGGATCGCGTCAAGGTAGACATGCAGGCCTTTCTTGAGTCCATTGTGGAGGATCGCCGCGAAATGGGGCAGGATGTAACGCTGGCCGGTCCGGAGCTTGAGCTGCTGGCCCTTGTCTATCCCGTGGCCCTGCGGCGCTGCCTGGACAATCTGCTGGATAATGCCCTGCGCTATGGGCGGGAGGCTGTTCTTTCCGCTTCAGTGCAGACGCTGCCCGGCAGAAAAAGCGTGCTGCGCGTGGATATTGACGACAAGGGGCCGGGCATGGACCCGGCCTTGCTCGAAAAGGTTTTTGAACCGTTTTTTCGTGTGGAAGGTTCGCGTAACAGGCATACGGGCGGTCATGGCCTTGGGCTTTCCATTGCCCGCAGCATGGCGGGCCTGCATGAGGCCGCGCTGTTTCTTGAAAATCTGCCCCAGGGCGGTCTCAGGGCGCGGCTGGAGTTGCCGCTGATGGATGAACGCCGCGCCTGA
- a CDS encoding sensor domain-containing diguanylate cyclase, with translation MRIPTAQGRYIWCRVQTTRISKKDAPLHIVGKIVDIDEEVRRRAELERLSQRDSLTDLYNKVAFREKVMQNMPVRPKGDKTHALLFLDLDNFKELNDSLGHMAGDVALIDAADALRRIFRNVDAVGRFGGDEFCVFAMGITRNAVAARAESVLKALAMHFDREGKAVNISASIGIYMFDGSENSYEESLQRADNAQYRAKQLGKNRYVFYDDPPVEHPESEQGQPSNA, from the coding sequence ATGCGCATTCCCACGGCCCAGGGGCGATACATCTGGTGCAGGGTGCAGACCACCCGCATCAGCAAAAAAGACGCGCCCCTGCATATTGTGGGAAAAATTGTGGACATTGACGAAGAGGTGCGCCGCAGAGCCGAGCTGGAGCGCCTGTCGCAACGCGACAGCCTGACGGATCTTTACAACAAGGTGGCCTTTCGCGAAAAGGTCATGCAGAACATGCCTGTCCGGCCCAAGGGTGACAAGACACACGCCCTGCTCTTTCTTGATCTGGACAACTTCAAGGAGCTTAACGACAGCCTGGGACACATGGCCGGTGACGTCGCCCTGATCGACGCCGCGGACGCCCTCAGGCGCATCTTCCGCAATGTGGATGCCGTGGGGCGCTTCGGCGGCGATGAATTCTGCGTTTTTGCCATGGGCATCACCCGCAACGCCGTGGCCGCGCGGGCAGAATCCGTGCTCAAGGCCCTGGCCATGCATTTCGACCGCGAGGGAAAAGCCGTGAACATCAGCGCCAGCATCGGCATCTATATGTTTGACGGCAGCGAAAATTCCTATGAAGAATCCCTCCAGCGGGCAGACAACGCCCAGTATCGCGCCAAGCAGCTCGGCAAGAACCGGTACGTCTTCTATGATGACCCGCCCGTGGAGCATCCGGAATCAGAACAGGGCCAGCCATCCAACGCCTGA
- a CDS encoding transporter substrate-binding domain-containing protein, translating into MRRNFRVLKLLAWMLFCIAQALWSLPSQAASRIVQVGIFPMGGFHDLENGRPVGYDVDYLEQVSRYTGWQVKFVSFDTWHAALSALEKDQIDLLGGALHTPERARRFLYSPYASGITYTALVASKDTPLVYEDFKKFESLRIGVTSDSPWRADFMAYAARNNFTAPQLIPFKLAKDSRDALKAGGIDAILTSVISLEADEAVLAKYDPRPFFYITSHSNAQLMKELEHGIAQLKLEQPDLENKLSRTHLWRSYQTPLTKAERDFIRSCPPLRVGYSPMRKPLIWHDESTGETRGILPGILRKLSRASGLIFEFVPMDDPDMSLNDYFRQGKIDLCAGVMYSTICNSSPLYTLTSPVLRSGLNLYSKKFSEIPPGAPLQVAIPAVWRGGHVYLNTNYPALRVVSYPDIECCLEAVAAGQADLLLQTSFEVDYLLARPRFREIVPLQEHSGFEDSRLAVSAAMPPPLLNILNKLLMNIDEKSKSQIISENISAVASPMSLSDMAYEHRTLLAALGQMLLFGLAFFAYLAYLRRKSGRTVQESERRLTNMANNINGGVISLINNPRLDIRNANSGFWHLLGYSDNPPPNPCLADFLSPEESESLFRLLESRREENSPVNMELHLRRKNGQPMPALLRCTWSSDGQAIALPSLDCVVVDITEQKHMQEELEQEKERYRILLEQSQDIIFDMDMEKRQFTCSPNFFTKFGRDSTPMFTPDGRPRNDQIVHPDDLPALTEMRRRVRGENVLFSA; encoded by the coding sequence ATGCGCAGGAACTTTCGCGTCCTGAAACTTCTGGCCTGGATGCTTTTCTGCATTGCACAGGCTCTCTGGAGTTTGCCGTCCCAGGCTGCCTCCCGCATTGTGCAGGTGGGCATTTTTCCCATGGGTGGTTTTCACGATCTGGAAAACGGCCGTCCCGTCGGCTATGACGTTGACTACCTGGAGCAGGTAAGCAGATACACCGGATGGCAGGTAAAGTTTGTCAGTTTTGACACCTGGCACGCCGCCCTGAGCGCGCTGGAAAAAGACCAGATCGATCTTCTTGGCGGCGCGCTGCACACCCCCGAACGCGCCAGGCGTTTTCTGTATTCTCCATATGCCAGCGGCATCACCTATACCGCCCTTGTTGCCTCAAAAGACACGCCTCTTGTTTACGAAGACTTCAAAAAATTTGAAAGCCTGCGCATAGGCGTCACCAGCGACAGCCCCTGGCGGGCAGACTTTATGGCCTACGCCGCGCGCAACAACTTTACCGCGCCGCAGCTTATTCCTTTCAAGCTTGCCAAAGACTCCCGCGATGCACTGAAAGCCGGGGGCATCGACGCCATACTGACTTCCGTCATCAGCCTTGAAGCTGATGAAGCGGTGCTGGCAAAATACGACCCCAGGCCTTTTTTCTATATCACCAGCCACAGTAATGCCCAGCTCATGAAAGAACTGGAGCACGGCATAGCCCAGTTAAAACTGGAACAGCCCGATCTGGAAAACAAACTTTCGCGCACCCATTTGTGGCGCAGCTACCAGACGCCGCTTACCAAGGCCGAAAGAGACTTCATACGTTCCTGCCCACCCCTGCGCGTGGGCTACAGCCCCATGCGCAAGCCCCTGATCTGGCACGATGAAAGCACAGGCGAGACACGGGGCATCCTGCCCGGCATACTTCGCAAGCTCAGCCGCGCAAGCGGCCTGATTTTCGAATTCGTGCCTATGGATGATCCGGACATGAGCCTGAACGACTATTTCAGGCAAGGCAAAATAGACCTGTGTGCCGGCGTAATGTATTCCACAATATGCAACTCCAGCCCCCTGTATACGCTGACCTCGCCCGTACTGCGCAGCGGGTTGAACCTGTACAGCAAAAAGTTTTCCGAAATTCCACCCGGCGCTCCGCTGCAAGTCGCCATACCCGCCGTCTGGCGCGGCGGGCACGTGTACCTTAATACCAATTATCCCGCCTTGCGCGTGGTTTCTTACCCCGACATCGAATGCTGCCTTGAAGCCGTAGCAGCAGGCCAGGCAGACCTTTTGCTGCAAACCAGCTTTGAAGTGGACTATCTGCTCGCCAGACCCCGCTTTCGCGAAATAGTACCCCTGCAGGAACACAGCGGTTTTGAAGACAGCCGCCTGGCTGTCAGCGCGGCCATGCCGCCGCCTCTGCTGAACATCCTCAACAAGCTGCTCATGAATATCGACGAAAAAAGCAAAAGCCAGATCATTTCTGAAAACATTTCCGCGGTGGCCTCACCCATGAGCCTGTCGGACATGGCCTACGAGCACCGCACCCTGCTGGCGGCTCTGGGGCAGATGCTGCTTTTCGGCCTGGCCTTTTTTGCCTACCTTGCCTATCTGCGGCGCAAGAGCGGCAGAACCGTTCAGGAAAGCGAGCGCCGCCTCACCAATATGGCAAACAATATCAACGGCGGCGTCATCAGCCTCATCAACAATCCCCGCCTGGACATCCGCAACGCCAACAGCGGGTTCTGGCATTTGCTGGGCTATAGCGACAACCCGCCCCCAAATCCCTGCCTTGCCGACTTTCTGAGTCCCGAAGAGTCAGAGAGCCTGTTCAGGCTGCTTGAAAGCCGCCGTGAAGAAAATTCTCCCGTCAATATGGAACTGCACCTGCGCCGTAAAAACGGCCAGCCCATGCCGGCCCTGCTGCGCTGCACATGGTCCAGCGACGGGCAGGCCATAGCCCTTCCCAGCCTGGACTGCGTTGTGGTGGACATTACAGAACAAAAACATATGCAGGAAGAACTGGAACAGGAAAAAGAGCGTTACCGCATTCTGCTGGAGCAGTCTCAGGATATTATTTTTGATATGGATATGGAAAAAAGGCAGTTCACCTGCTCGCCCAATTTTTTCACAAAATTCGGCCGCGACAGCACCCCCATGTTCACCCCTGACGGGCGCCCGCGCAATGATCAGATAGTACACCCCGACGACCTGCCAGCCCTTACGGAAATGCGGCGGCGGGTACGGGGGGAGAACGTACTGTTTTCAGCGTGA
- a CDS encoding class I SAM-dependent methyltransferase — MHNETAFSRIQVPVPAPVTKGLFQQGMDYLRDRWPLGHSLPVPLRFLKETGSQCDSPPWHVEAVAHRTPRRHVCIPCGWIARYLPQDTPVFEPGCGSGANLLWLALKGFTQLSGSDIDPRVLHFSEHLQKYLGHSLETWQDNALSPTRLPENQGAILSVNWLYHLPGTSLDAFMETYRPCLKPDGVFVFDVISDRYNSVPNNRYHTEDWRKPESQRRPSEYTFRLSHADVECLARKHGFRILRHTLIHSRPQRYAYMLGRAGL, encoded by the coding sequence ATGCATAATGAAACTGCTTTTTCACGGATACAGGTTCCTGTTCCCGCACCGGTTACCAAGGGTCTTTTCCAACAGGGCATGGACTACCTGCGCGACAGGTGGCCCCTTGGGCACTCCCTGCCCGTTCCCTTGCGTTTTCTTAAAGAAACCGGCAGCCAGTGTGATTCGCCGCCATGGCATGTAGAAGCTGTGGCGCACAGAACGCCGCGCCGTCATGTATGCATCCCCTGCGGCTGGATTGCCCGCTACCTGCCGCAGGATACTCCTGTTTTTGAGCCGGGCTGCGGCAGCGGAGCCAACCTGCTGTGGCTGGCCCTCAAGGGCTTTACCCAGCTTTCGGGCAGCGACATTGACCCCCGGGTGCTGCACTTCAGCGAGCATTTGCAAAAATATCTGGGGCACAGCCTGGAAACCTGGCAGGACAACGCCCTGTCACCCACCCGCCTTCCTGAAAATCAGGGGGCCATACTGTCGGTCAACTGGCTGTACCACCTGCCCGGCACATCGCTGGATGCCTTTATGGAAACCTACAGGCCCTGCCTGAAGCCCGACGGCGTTTTTGTTTTCGACGTCATCAGTGACAGGTATAACAGCGTGCCCAACAACCGGTACCATACTGAAGACTGGCGCAAGCCCGAAAGCCAGCGGCGGCCCTCGGAATATACATTCCGCCTGTCGCATGCAGATGTGGAATGCCTGGCCCGCAAGCACGGCTTCCGGATTCTGCGGCACACCCTTATCCACAGCCGCCCGCAGCGTTACGCCTATATGCTCGGCAGGGCAGGCCTGTAA